From a region of the Sulfuriferula plumbiphila genome:
- a CDS encoding M48 family metallopeptidase — MNTFTLIFITALTISVSVRIWLALRHLRYVAAHRSAVPSAFADTISLTQHHKAADYTIIKTRLSLLQIALEAALLLTFTLGGGLQWLDDTLGGILASDMARNILLIGGVMLIGAAVELPLDLYRKFVIENRFGFNTMTPKRFLVDLLMQTTLGLLLGLPLLFAVLWLMHASGALWWLYAWLVWVGFNLTLLAIYPTFIAPLFNRFEPLPGGTLKSRIEQLLHKCGFTAQGLFVMDGSKRSSHGNAYFTGFGKTKRIVLFDTLLKHLEADEVEAVLAHELGHFKRRHVVKRMAWVFAASLVFLWVLNWLMTQTWFFSGLNVTSQDTGMALVLFFLVLPVFTFLLQPLSSLYSRKHEFEADQYAAVQTRAQSLVSALTKLYRDNASTLTPDPLYAMFYNSHPDAQQRIARLQTAVHN, encoded by the coding sequence ATGAATACATTCACACTCATCTTCATCACCGCCTTGACGATCAGCGTATCGGTACGGATCTGGCTGGCGCTGCGCCATCTGCGTTATGTCGCTGCCCACCGTAGCGCGGTACCCAGCGCGTTTGCCGACACCATTTCCCTCACTCAGCACCATAAAGCAGCAGACTACACGATTATCAAAACCCGCCTTTCGCTTCTGCAAATTGCGCTGGAAGCCGCATTATTGCTGACGTTTACCCTGGGCGGCGGGCTGCAATGGCTGGATGACACGCTCGGCGGCATACTCGCCTCGGATATGGCGCGCAATATCCTGCTCATCGGCGGCGTGATGCTGATTGGCGCTGCCGTGGAACTGCCGCTGGATCTATACCGCAAGTTCGTCATCGAAAACCGCTTCGGCTTTAACACCATGACGCCTAAACGTTTTTTGGTGGATCTGTTGATGCAGACCACGCTTGGACTGCTGCTGGGGCTGCCGTTGCTGTTTGCCGTGCTGTGGCTGATGCATGCGTCGGGTGCGCTGTGGTGGCTATATGCATGGCTGGTATGGGTGGGCTTTAATCTCACCCTGCTCGCTATCTATCCGACTTTCATTGCGCCGCTGTTCAACCGTTTTGAGCCGCTGCCGGGCGGCACGCTGAAATCACGCATCGAACAGCTGTTGCATAAATGCGGCTTCACCGCGCAGGGTTTATTCGTGATGGATGGCTCCAAACGCAGCAGCCATGGCAATGCCTATTTCACCGGCTTTGGCAAAACCAAACGCATTGTGCTGTTTGATACCCTGCTGAAACACCTGGAGGCGGACGAGGTGGAAGCCGTGCTCGCCCACGAACTGGGCCATTTCAAGCGCCGTCACGTGGTCAAGCGCATGGCGTGGGTGTTTGCAGCCAGCCTGGTGTTTTTGTGGGTGCTCAACTGGCTCATGACGCAAACCTGGTTTTTTAGCGGCCTGAATGTGACAAGCCAGGACACAGGCATGGCGCTGGTGCTGTTTTTTCTGGTGTTGCCGGTATTCACTTTTCTGCTGCAGCCACTGTCCAGTTTGTATTCACGCAAGCATGAGTTCGAGGCAGACCAATACGCCGCCGTGCAAACGCGCGCGCAAAGCCTGGTCAGTGCGTTGACCAAGCTGTATCGGGACAATGCCTCCACACTCACCCCCGACCCGTTGTATGCCATGTTTTATAACTCTCACCCGGATGCACAACAGCGCATAGCGCGTTTGCAGACTGCGGTGCATAATTAG
- a CDS encoding cytochrome c — MKSLPAAVALLLATAPLYAAPFDKGDPKIGKMLVDKSCVSCHASMVGGDGSKIYTRADHKVKNAQQLAARVAACNANTGANWFPQDEMHVDAYLNQQYYKFK; from the coding sequence ATGAAATCTTTGCCTGCTGCTGTCGCATTGCTGCTTGCCACTGCTCCGCTCTACGCCGCTCCGTTCGACAAGGGCGACCCGAAAATCGGTAAAATGCTGGTGGATAAATCCTGCGTGAGTTGCCATGCCTCGATGGTCGGCGGCGACGGCTCCAAAATCTATACCCGTGCCGATCACAAGGTCAAAAATGCCCAGCAACTCGCCGCGCGCGTAGCCGCATGCAATGCCAATACCGGCGCCAACTGGTTTCCGCAGGATGAGATGCATGTGGATGCCTACCTGAACCAGCAATATTACAAGTTCAAGTAA
- a CDS encoding pseudouridine synthase, which yields METIRLSKLMSERGLCSRREADVYIERGWVKVDGILVNELGSKVLPSCTIELARQAQREQGGRVTILLNKPVGFVSAQAEDGYRPAATLVTAANHYADDRSGIRFSNEHARGLAPAGRLDIDSTGLLVLTQDGRIAKQLIADDSSVDKEYLVRVQGKLAAEGLKLLNHGLKLDDVALRPARVSWQNQDQLSFILREGKKRQIRRMCELVGLKVAGLKRVRIGGVKLGELPVGQWRYLAADEKF from the coding sequence GTGGAAACAATTCGACTCTCCAAACTCATGTCTGAACGTGGTCTGTGCTCCCGGCGCGAGGCGGATGTCTATATTGAGCGCGGCTGGGTGAAGGTGGACGGCATACTGGTCAACGAACTGGGCAGCAAGGTGCTGCCCAGTTGTACCATCGAGCTCGCCAGGCAAGCGCAGCGCGAGCAAGGCGGTCGGGTTACGATCTTGCTGAACAAGCCGGTGGGATTTGTATCTGCCCAGGCGGAGGACGGTTACAGGCCCGCTGCCACGCTGGTGACGGCGGCGAATCATTATGCTGACGACCGCTCGGGGATACGTTTTTCCAACGAGCACGCGCGCGGGCTGGCGCCCGCCGGGCGGCTGGATATTGATTCCACGGGCCTGCTGGTGCTGACGCAGGATGGGCGGATTGCCAAGCAGCTGATTGCTGATGATTCGAGTGTGGACAAGGAATACCTGGTGCGGGTACAGGGAAAACTCGCCGCAGAAGGGCTCAAATTGCTCAACCACGGTTTGAAACTGGACGATGTGGCGCTACGCCCGGCGCGGGTGTCGTGGCAGAACCAGGATCAGCTGAGCTTTATCCTGCGCGAGGGCAAAAAGCGCCAGATTCGCCGCATGTGCGAATTGGTCGGACTCAAGGTGGCGGGCTTGAAGCGCGTGCGCATCGGCGGGGTGAAACTGGGGGAGTTGCCGGTTGGACAGTGGCGCTATCTTGCTGCGGATGAGAAATTCTGA
- the orn gene encoding oligoribonuclease, producing MAQDNNNLVWIDMEMSGLLPESDRILEVALVVTDAQLNTVAEAPVLVVHQSDAVLDAMDSWNRGTHGRSGLIDKVKSSALDEAAVENQMLEFLAQHVGKGISPMCGNSICQDRRFLARYMPKLEAYFHYRNLDVSTLKELVKRWKPAVAKGFVKESKHEALADIYDSIVELKFYRDNFINLA from the coding sequence ATGGCTCAAGATAACAACAACCTGGTCTGGATAGACATGGAAATGTCCGGTTTGCTCCCCGAGAGCGACCGCATTCTCGAAGTGGCGCTGGTGGTGACCGATGCCCAGCTCAACACCGTGGCTGAAGCGCCGGTGCTGGTAGTGCATCAGTCCGACGCAGTGCTTGACGCTATGGACAGCTGGAACAGGGGCACCCATGGCCGCTCCGGGCTGATTGACAAGGTCAAGTCATCCGCCCTGGATGAGGCGGCAGTGGAGAACCAGATGCTTGAATTTTTGGCGCAACATGTGGGAAAAGGCATCTCGCCCATGTGCGGCAATTCAATCTGCCAGGATCGCCGTTTTCTGGCGCGCTACATGCCCAAACTGGAGGCCTACTTCCACTACCGCAACCTGGATGTGAGCACCCTCAAAGAGCTGGTCAAACGCTGGAAGCCCGCGGTCGCCAAAGGTTTTGTCAAGGAAAGCAAGCACGAAGCGCTGGCCGACATTTACGATTCCATTGTCGAACTCAAATTTTACCGCGACAACTTCATTAACCTGGCGTGA
- the rsgA gene encoding ribosome small subunit-dependent GTPase A, with amino-acid sequence MTTSTPMQGLVTATFGRHYQVEAGNTLIACVSRGKRSGIACGDRVVFLPTCAAQGVIESILPRENLLHRSVAHRSKLIAANVSRIVIVVAPVPSFYDLLVNRCLVAAEAAAIPALICLNKYDLGEPAHAAQRRLEPYIKLGYPVLALSAHHDISPLRPYLSGQTSVFVGQSGMGKSSLINALVPEAHTPVGEISEALDSGRHTTTGARMYKLGASGRLIDSPGMQEFGLNHIQPEQLDQYFVEFRPHIGHCRFSNCRHQHEPGCAVAEAAAAGSITPARLTAYRQILSSLNP; translated from the coding sequence ATGACTACTTCAACGCCCATGCAGGGACTGGTTACCGCCACCTTCGGCAGGCACTACCAGGTTGAAGCTGGGAACACACTGATCGCATGCGTGTCGCGTGGCAAGCGCAGCGGTATCGCCTGTGGAGATCGCGTTGTTTTTCTGCCCACGTGCGCCGCACAGGGCGTCATCGAATCCATTCTGCCACGCGAAAATCTGCTGCATCGCTCGGTCGCGCATCGCAGCAAGCTGATTGCCGCCAATGTGTCACGCATCGTCATCGTCGTAGCCCCGGTTCCCAGCTTTTATGATTTGCTGGTCAACCGCTGCCTGGTTGCTGCTGAAGCAGCCGCCATCCCGGCGCTCATCTGTCTGAATAAATACGACCTGGGAGAACCCGCGCATGCGGCACAGCGCCGTCTTGAACCCTACATAAAGCTGGGCTATCCGGTACTTGCGCTCTCTGCCCACCACGACATAAGCCCGTTACGCCCTTATCTGTCAGGGCAAACCAGTGTCTTCGTAGGTCAATCCGGCATGGGTAAATCCAGCCTGATCAACGCACTGGTACCTGAAGCACACACCCCTGTCGGGGAGATATCCGAGGCGCTGGATTCAGGCCGCCACACCACCACCGGCGCACGCATGTATAAACTGGGCGCGTCGGGCAGGTTGATTGATTCGCCAGGAATGCAGGAGTTCGGACTAAATCACATTCAGCCGGAACAGCTCGACCAGTACTTTGTCGAGTTCCGTCCGCATATTGGCCATTGCCGCTTCAGCAATTGCCGCCATCAGCACGAACCCGGCTGTGCCGTGGCAGAAGCTGCCGCTGCCGGCAGCATAACGCCGGCACGCTTAACGGCTTATCGACAAATTTTAAGCAGCTTGAATCCTTAA
- a CDS encoding 4a-hydroxytetrahydrobiopterin dehydratase: MTGVCDLTAKSCKPCEGGAAALSQAEITALLAQLDGWEQNGVLIAKTYRFKDHYQTMAFVNAVAWISHRENHHPDINLGYNQCRVQYTTHALAGLSENDFICAAKIDALFHL, encoded by the coding sequence ATGACTGGCGTATGCGATCTCACCGCTAAATCCTGCAAGCCCTGCGAGGGGGGCGCAGCTGCGCTGAGCCAGGCTGAAATCACCGCGCTGTTGGCGCAACTGGACGGCTGGGAACAGAACGGCGTCCTAATCGCAAAAACCTACCGTTTCAAGGACCACTACCAAACCATGGCATTCGTGAATGCGGTGGCCTGGATATCCCACCGTGAAAACCATCATCCCGATATCAATCTCGGCTATAACCAGTGCCGTGTGCAATACACTACCCATGCACTGGCCGGCCTGTCTGAAAACGACTTCATCTGCGCTGCCAAGATAGATGCCCTGTTCCACCTGTAG
- a CDS encoding DsrE family protein, with protein sequence MKRRLFIASLLALATPALANAKIVKTPYKPAKVVFDFYLDDPQKIGSALYWIRSLMNPLLDEPYSYSPEQLDIKVVIHGTEIVTVARKNAAKYKDAVDRMRYYADLGVSFKVCGYAAEDYGYNAKDFQDFIEIVPSAIPELVHWQMQGYALITPNIQDKKFLIEAIR encoded by the coding sequence ATGAAAAGGCGCCTGTTTATTGCTTCGCTGCTGGCGTTGGCAACGCCCGCCCTGGCCAACGCGAAGATCGTCAAAACCCCCTACAAACCGGCCAAGGTCGTATTTGATTTTTATCTGGATGATCCGCAAAAAATCGGCAGCGCCTTGTACTGGATTCGCTCCCTGATGAACCCGCTGCTGGACGAACCCTACAGCTACTCACCTGAGCAGCTGGATATCAAGGTGGTCATTCATGGTACGGAAATTGTCACGGTGGCCAGGAAGAACGCGGCAAAATACAAAGACGCCGTGGACAGGATGCGCTATTACGCCGACCTTGGAGTGAGCTTCAAGGTATGCGGCTATGCCGCTGAAGATTACGGCTATAACGCGAAGGATTTTCAGGATTTCATTGAGATCGTACCCAGCGCCATACCCGAGCTGGTTCACTGGCAAATGCAGGGCTACGCGTTGATCACACCGAATATACAGGACAAGAAGTTTCTGATTGAAGCAATCCGTTGA
- a CDS encoding CBS domain-containing protein: protein MIIREILTIKGGDIFAIKPDQLVSEAVAVMVEHDVGSLIVRQDGTMVGLLTERDVLRGLNVRGCALIAVKVSEMMVTEPIIGNPDDTVDYVRGVMTENRISHLPVMEGETLLGVISFHDVARACLNAADFENRLLKRYIKHWPE from the coding sequence ATGATTATTCGTGAAATTCTGACTATCAAGGGTGGCGACATATTCGCCATCAAGCCTGATCAACTGGTTTCAGAAGCGGTTGCGGTTATGGTGGAACACGATGTCGGTTCGTTAATCGTGCGTCAGGATGGCACCATGGTCGGGCTACTTACCGAGCGCGATGTTCTGCGCGGATTGAACGTGCGCGGCTGCGCACTGATTGCGGTAAAAGTCAGCGAGATGATGGTCACTGAACCCATCATCGGCAACCCGGACGACACAGTGGACTACGTGCGCGGCGTGATGACAGAAAACCGCATCAGCCATCTGCCGGTGATGGAAGGCGAAACGCTGCTTGGAGTGATTTCTTTCCATGACGTGGCGCGTGCCTGCCTCAACGCAGCAGACTTTGAAAACCGCCTGCTCAAGCGCTATATCAAGCACTGGCCGGAATAA
- a CDS encoding retropepsin-like aspartic protease family protein, with product MANNPHRRGGIIMLLIAWALLFAGAYWLFELRLAHNANPNRAEVLALQHGEVRLQRNQDGHYLAQGEINGHPVTFLVDTGATRVAMSPGLAEKLALAHGPAVNVQTANGATRAYQTRLRTVRLGAIEVRDVAALITAGLDDDTVLLGMSFLKQLEFTQRGSELTLKPLSQS from the coding sequence ATGGCCAATAATCCGCATCGCCGCGGCGGCATCATTATGCTGCTGATCGCCTGGGCGCTATTGTTTGCCGGGGCTTACTGGTTGTTTGAACTGCGCCTGGCGCACAACGCCAATCCCAATCGTGCCGAAGTGCTGGCACTGCAGCACGGTGAAGTGCGTCTGCAACGCAATCAGGATGGGCATTACCTGGCACAGGGGGAGATCAACGGCCATCCGGTCACATTTCTGGTGGACACCGGCGCGACACGCGTTGCCATGTCTCCCGGCCTTGCGGAAAAACTGGCTTTGGCACACGGCCCGGCGGTCAACGTACAAACCGCCAATGGTGCCACGCGCGCCTACCAGACCCGCCTGCGAACCGTGCGCCTGGGGGCAATCGAGGTGCGTGATGTGGCGGCATTGATTACCGCAGGTCTGGATGACGACACGGTATTGCTGGGGATGAGCTTCCTCAAACAGCTGGAATTCACCCAGCGCGGTTCCGAACTCACGCTCAAGCCGCTGAGCCAGTCTTGA
- a CDS encoding AsmA family protein — translation MLRRILGWLGYIVAAIAVVIVVFIIFFDWNWLRHPIERAVTEKTGRALIINGNLNVKLGWPLTRIQVADVTFANPAWARQPLMFTVKRMDGDISLPQLLRRHYGVSTVRLEQPQVFLEQSLDGRRNWLLDRNQKDENAQVKIDRIVLDNGHISYIDRAHNTHIQAALSTRQTMSHGVASADIVFAAQGDYKGLPLTASGSGGSVLALSDETTPYPLNIKATLGHTHLHAVGTVTSLTRFRAVDLNMTLSGASLDQLYPLIGIAMPRTPVYLTKGHLLHNAQQWRYEKFTGRVGKSDVAGNMQVDSGGKRPFLQGNLTFQMLDLADLGSPIGMSNQNKGKAPVPNPVNPARQTAHTVPVSASNKRDVLPELPFRTERWNSVDADVKIRAKRIQRARALPIQNLVTRVQMNNSVLTLDPLDFGVAGGTLAGAITLNGQHDPIQAKLKIRARKILLNQLFPTIKLNKTSIGQVNGDFDLSGTGNAVSQMLASANGKVVLVIDGGEISKLMLETIGLHLWEILQLKMTGDKVIKLNCAVADFDVKQGVMQTKTMVLDTQITTIIGSGDINMAQETLSLDLQPHTKVFSPLALRSPIYIRGKFARPEVSLDKTRLVLRSAGALALAAINPFLAIIPLVDTGPGKNSECGRLIHEAKH, via the coding sequence TGCGATAGCCGTGGTCATTGTTGTATTCATCATTTTTTTCGACTGGAATTGGCTGCGTCATCCCATCGAGCGTGCCGTGACCGAAAAAACCGGGCGCGCTCTGATTATCAACGGAAACCTCAACGTCAAACTGGGCTGGCCGCTCACCCGGATTCAGGTTGCCGATGTCACCTTTGCCAATCCGGCCTGGGCCAGGCAGCCGCTGATGTTTACGGTAAAGCGCATGGATGGCGATATCAGTTTGCCGCAGCTGCTCAGGCGCCATTACGGGGTATCTACGGTCAGACTGGAACAGCCACAAGTATTTCTCGAACAAAGCCTGGATGGTCGCAGGAATTGGCTGCTGGATCGCAATCAGAAAGATGAAAACGCCCAGGTCAAAATTGATCGTATCGTGCTGGATAACGGCCATATCAGTTACATCGATCGCGCGCACAATACGCACATTCAGGCGGCCCTTTCCACGCGTCAAACCATGTCGCATGGCGTTGCGTCAGCTGACATTGTATTTGCCGCGCAAGGCGACTACAAAGGCTTGCCATTAACGGCCAGCGGCAGTGGCGGCTCAGTTCTCGCACTGAGTGATGAAACCACGCCCTATCCGCTCAATATCAAGGCGACTCTCGGGCATACACACCTGCATGCGGTAGGCACCGTTACCAGCCTGACCCGCTTTCGCGCTGTTGACTTGAACATGACGCTGAGCGGCGCCAGCCTCGATCAGCTGTATCCCCTGATAGGCATTGCCATGCCACGCACACCTGTCTATTTGACCAAGGGACACCTGCTGCACAACGCACAGCAATGGCGCTATGAAAAATTCACGGGACGCGTTGGCAAAAGCGACGTCGCTGGCAACATGCAAGTCGATAGCGGCGGGAAACGCCCGTTTTTACAGGGCAATCTAACATTTCAGATGCTGGATCTGGCCGACCTGGGATCACCGATAGGTATGAGCAATCAAAATAAGGGCAAGGCCCCTGTTCCTAATCCGGTTAACCCAGCGCGACAGACTGCACACACCGTGCCTGTCTCCGCCTCGAATAAACGCGACGTACTGCCTGAATTGCCTTTCCGCACCGAACGCTGGAACAGTGTAGATGCCGATGTAAAAATCCGGGCGAAACGCATCCAGCGGGCACGCGCCCTGCCTATCCAAAACCTGGTGACGCGCGTGCAAATGAACAATTCGGTATTGACCCTCGACCCGCTGGATTTTGGTGTCGCGGGCGGCACGCTTGCAGGTGCCATTACGCTCAATGGCCAGCACGACCCGATTCAGGCCAAATTAAAAATTCGTGCACGAAAAATTTTGCTCAACCAGCTGTTCCCAACCATCAAGCTGAACAAAACCAGTATTGGTCAGGTTAACGGTGACTTTGATCTCAGTGGCACGGGTAACGCTGTCAGCCAAATGCTCGCCAGCGCCAATGGCAAGGTAGTGCTGGTTATAGACGGCGGCGAAATCAGCAAACTGATGCTGGAGACAATTGGTTTGCACCTGTGGGAGATATTGCAGCTAAAAATGACCGGCGACAAAGTCATCAAATTGAACTGCGCTGTGGCTGATTTCGATGTCAAGCAAGGCGTCATGCAAACCAAGACCATGGTGCTGGATACCCAGATCACCACCATCATCGGTAGCGGTGATATTAATATGGCACAAGAAACCCTGAGTCTCGATTTGCAACCCCATACCAAAGTTTTCAGCCCGCTGGCGTTGCGCAGTCCGATCTACATTCGTGGCAAATTCGCCAGGCCAGAGGTATCGCTGGATAAAACCAGGCTGGTATTGCGCAGCGCGGGTGCGCTTGCCCTGGCTGCCATCAATCCTTTCCTGGCAATCATTCCGTTAGTTGACACCGGCCCTGGAAAAAACAGCGAATGTGGGCGCCTGATCCATGAGGCGAAGCATTGA